From Blastochloris viridis, one genomic window encodes:
- a CDS encoding alpha/beta fold hydrolase, which translates to MTAETVVMAGAPVHLVHLGDAGEGGLHLIWAHGWGHSGAAMAPLAESARRWGRSTLIDFPGFGSSPPPPATWTTADYADAVAGWLATLPPGRRVWIGHSFGTRVGLQLAARHPDLVDALCLIAAAGLKRRRSPQQRAWMWLKVRTFKALKLLVPEGPARERLRARFGSADYAGAGALRAVFLAAVREDLAEVARQVRAPTLLIYGSADTDTPPELGERLNALIPASKLVLLERQDHFTVLGSARPQTLFQIQTFLKGLGWLS; encoded by the coding sequence ATGACCGCTGAAACCGTTGTGATGGCCGGCGCGCCGGTCCACCTCGTCCATCTCGGCGATGCCGGCGAGGGCGGGCTGCACCTGATCTGGGCGCACGGCTGGGGCCACTCCGGCGCGGCGATGGCGCCGCTGGCCGAGAGCGCGCGCCGCTGGGGCCGCTCCACCCTGATCGACTTTCCCGGCTTCGGGTCGAGCCCGCCGCCGCCGGCGACGTGGACCACCGCCGATTATGCCGACGCCGTCGCCGGCTGGCTGGCCACCCTGCCGCCCGGCCGGCGGGTGTGGATCGGCCACTCGTTCGGCACGCGGGTCGGGCTGCAGCTCGCCGCCCGCCACCCCGATCTGGTCGACGCGCTGTGCCTGATCGCCGCCGCCGGCCTCAAGCGGCGGCGCTCGCCGCAGCAGCGGGCGTGGATGTGGCTCAAGGTGCGCACCTTCAAGGCGCTGAAGCTGTTGGTGCCCGAAGGGCCGGCGCGCGAGCGCCTGCGCGCCCGCTTCGGCAGCGCCGACTATGCCGGCGCCGGCGCGCTGCGCGCGGTGTTCCTCGCCGCCGTCCGCGAGGACCTGGCCGAGGTGGCGCGCCAGGTCCGGGCGCCGACGCTGTTGATCTACGGCAGCGCCGACACCGACACCCCGCCCGAGCTCGGCGAGCGCCTCAACGCGTTGATCCCCGCCTCCAAGCTGGTGCTCCTGGAGCGCCAGGACCACTTCACCGTGCTGGGCTCGGCCCGGCCGCAAACCCTGTTCCAGATCCAGACCTTCCTGAAGGGGCTCGGATGGTTGTCCTGA
- a CDS encoding D-alanine--D-alanine ligase gives MKTRVAVLFGGRSPEHDVSIVTGLQVLDALDQGRFEAFPVYLSTTGRWFVGEQLRERSFYLPGPDAEKKLTQVTLDLTPNDLGHGVLLPKDKGGLFSRAKEIAFDVALPAFHGLIGEDGQIQGAFETANVPYTGMRTLASAVLMDKAATKRLLAETRIPLLPCEVIDRPATGMLPSLAALAELTKALAFPVIVKPAHLGSSIGVAKVATVEELRAVLPPIFKLDNQAIVEPFVENLVEYNIAVAGFEGKVRTSAVERPKRASDLLDFKQKYLSGGAKGGKSPGARSEGMLSLTRDINPTLPDGLADKLRKWAEQTFLAVGGTGTPRIDFLGNAETGAVFLNEVNPCPGSFAFFLWEAAAEPLLFTELLSKLIDEAIAQHRVRQIPADPTLVEARLFPRR, from the coding sequence ATGAAAACGCGGGTCGCGGTGTTGTTCGGCGGGCGCTCGCCCGAGCACGACGTGTCGATCGTCACCGGGCTTCAGGTGCTGGACGCGCTCGACCAGGGCCGGTTCGAGGCGTTCCCGGTCTATCTCTCGACCACCGGGCGCTGGTTCGTCGGCGAGCAGCTCCGCGAGCGCAGCTTCTACCTGCCCGGCCCCGACGCCGAGAAGAAGCTGACCCAGGTCACGCTCGATCTGACGCCGAACGACCTTGGCCACGGCGTGCTGCTGCCCAAGGACAAAGGCGGGCTGTTCTCGCGGGCGAAGGAGATCGCCTTCGACGTCGCGCTGCCCGCCTTCCACGGCCTGATCGGCGAGGACGGCCAGATCCAGGGCGCATTCGAGACCGCCAACGTGCCCTATACCGGCATGCGCACCCTGGCCTCCGCCGTGCTGATGGACAAGGCGGCCACCAAGCGCCTGCTGGCCGAGACCCGCATTCCGCTGCTGCCGTGCGAGGTGATCGACCGGCCGGCGACCGGCATGCTGCCCTCGCTCGCCGCGCTGGCCGAGCTGACGAAGGCGCTGGCCTTCCCGGTGATCGTGAAGCCGGCCCACCTCGGCTCCTCGATCGGCGTCGCCAAGGTGGCCACCGTCGAGGAACTGCGGGCGGTGCTGCCGCCGATCTTCAAGCTCGACAACCAGGCCATCGTCGAGCCGTTCGTCGAGAACCTGGTCGAGTACAACATCGCGGTGGCCGGCTTCGAGGGCAAGGTGCGCACCTCGGCGGTCGAGCGGCCGAAGCGGGCGTCCGACCTGCTCGACTTCAAGCAGAAATACCTCTCCGGCGGCGCGAAGGGGGGCAAGTCCCCCGGCGCCCGCAGCGAGGGCATGCTGTCGCTCACCCGCGACATCAACCCCACCTTGCCGGACGGGCTGGCGGACAAGCTGCGCAAATGGGCGGAGCAGACCTTCCTGGCGGTGGGTGGCACCGGCACCCCGCGCATCGACTTCCTCGGCAATGCCGAGACCGGGGCGGTGTTCCTCAACGAGGTCAATCCCTGCCCCGGCTCGTTCGCGTTCTTCCTGTGGGAGGCGGCGGCCGAGCCGCTGTTGTTCACCGAGCTGCTGTCGAAGCTGATCGACGAGGCCATCGCCCAGCACCGCGTCCGCCAGATCCCGGCCGACCCGACGCTGGTCGAGGCGCGGCTGTTTCCGCGGCGGTGA
- the murJ gene encoding murein biosynthesis integral membrane protein MurJ, translating into MAASRSLARKVSTVGAFTLLSRLLGFARDALMAAVLGAGPLADAFVAAFQLPNLARRLLAEGALNAAFVPAWLRLRAEGGAAAARTFTGAVLASLAVLLAAAAAVAAVAMPQLIGLIAPGFAPDDARFALAVTWGRWTVGYAVLAGVVAVLAGVLNAEGRVGAVAGLPIAFNLVMIAALAAALGGGLTGQPAAGALLAAAVLAAGAVQVAVVAVAAARLAEPPVGRLTPSLAPEVRRFFRRAGPGLIAAGIPQLKLMAAVAVASGVPGAASYLWYADRLYELPLGVVSAVVAGVLVPVLAAHARADDGVALVAAQSRAVELAAGLALPAAVGLVVLAGPIARTLFERGAFDAADSATTAAVLAALAFGLPGHVLEKVFAAGAYARGDTATPMTTALIGLGVAIGGGVLLLPAFGASGVAAAVAASGWLNAATLAGAEAWRGRLRLDHPARVALAKIVAAAAAMAVALTAAQTLAAPLAGGTAARAAVLAGLIALGAAVYGAVVHLTGALDLRRLARLGAGAGRDG; encoded by the coding sequence ATGGCCGCTTCCAGATCCCTCGCCCGCAAGGTCTCGACCGTCGGCGCCTTCACGCTGCTGTCGCGCCTGCTCGGCTTTGCGCGCGATGCCCTGATGGCGGCGGTGCTGGGCGCGGGGCCGCTGGCGGACGCCTTCGTCGCCGCGTTCCAGCTGCCCAACCTCGCCCGCCGCCTGCTGGCGGAGGGCGCGCTCAACGCGGCGTTCGTGCCGGCCTGGCTTCGCCTGCGCGCCGAGGGTGGCGCCGCCGCCGCCCGCACCTTCACCGGCGCCGTGCTCGCGAGCCTCGCCGTGCTGCTGGCCGCGGCGGCGGCGGTGGCGGCGGTGGCGATGCCGCAGCTGATCGGCCTGATCGCGCCGGGCTTCGCGCCGGACGACGCCCGCTTCGCGCTGGCGGTGACGTGGGGGCGCTGGACGGTCGGCTACGCCGTGCTGGCGGGGGTGGTGGCAGTGCTGGCCGGGGTGCTGAACGCCGAGGGCCGGGTGGGCGCGGTGGCCGGCCTGCCGATCGCGTTCAATCTGGTGATGATCGCGGCGCTGGCGGCGGCGCTGGGCGGCGGCCTCACCGGCCAGCCGGCCGCCGGTGCGCTGCTGGCGGCGGCGGTGCTGGCGGCGGGGGCGGTGCAGGTCGCGGTGGTGGCGGTGGCGGCGGCCCGGCTTGCCGAGCCGCCGGTGGGACGTCTCACGCCGTCGCTGGCGCCGGAGGTCAGGCGGTTCTTCCGCCGGGCCGGGCCGGGGCTGATCGCCGCCGGCATTCCCCAGCTCAAGCTGATGGCGGCGGTGGCGGTCGCCTCCGGCGTGCCGGGGGCGGCGTCATATCTGTGGTACGCCGACCGCCTTTACGAGCTGCCGCTCGGCGTGGTGTCGGCGGTCGTCGCCGGCGTGCTGGTGCCGGTGCTGGCGGCGCACGCCCGCGCCGACGACGGCGTGGCGCTGGTGGCGGCGCAGTCGCGCGCGGTCGAGCTTGCCGCCGGCCTGGCGCTGCCGGCGGCGGTGGGCCTGGTCGTGCTGGCCGGGCCGATCGCCCGCACCTTGTTCGAGCGCGGCGCGTTCGATGCCGCCGACAGCGCCACCACCGCCGCGGTGCTGGCGGCACTGGCGTTCGGCCTGCCCGGTCACGTGCTGGAGAAGGTGTTCGCCGCCGGCGCCTATGCCCGCGGCGACACCGCGACCCCGATGACCACTGCCTTGATCGGGCTTGGCGTCGCCATCGGCGGCGGCGTGCTGTTGCTGCCGGCGTTCGGCGCCAGCGGCGTGGCGGCGGCGGTGGCGGCGTCGGGCTGGCTCAACGCGGCGACGCTGGCCGGGGCCGAGGCCTGGCGCGGCCGGCTGCGGCTCGACCATCCCGCCAGGGTGGCGCTGGCCAAGATCGTCGCCGCCGCCGCCGCGATGGCGGTGGCATTGACCGCGGCGCAAACGCTGGCGGCACCGCTGGCGGGCGGCACCGCGGCGCGCGCCGCCGTGCTGGCCGGGCTGATCGCGCTTGGCGCCGCGGTCTACGGCGCGGTGGTGCATCTCACCGGCGCGCTCGATCTGCGCCGGCTGGCAAGGCTCGGCGCGGGGGCCGGGCGGGACGGTTGA
- the hutF gene encoding formimidoylglutamate deiminase — translation MFGTSSRKLLFETALTADGWQREVLVTVADGHFATVEPGGAADGAERIGGVALPGLPNLHSCVIERALAGLLERDGEAAAAELAARVVAALNPDDVEAIAAQAYAEMLEAGFTAAGEFQTLHLDPNGRPYADVAEINAQVVAAAEQTGIALTLLPVLQVHGGFGPCPATPRQRRFLHDLDGFAELMRATRLTVAFYPGTRLGLAFHSLRTVTIGDIRRLAREAAAGPIHIQLAASDREVAECLAVTGARPASYLLDWVAVDERWCLIHPLQLSAEERLRLAKAGAVAGLCPVAEAHRGEAAFDAVPFLNEGGRIGVGTGSNLCTSPAGLLRTLEYSQRQRNRARPQLVRPDASAGRALFDLARLGGNQALAQPVGGITAGAPADVVVLDTGHPAFAGRSGDRVLDVWVFVAGAAAVRDVWVGGRQLVREGRHRDRDRIRTRFRAAMERLSGRV, via the coding sequence ATGTTCGGGACGTCGTCGCGCAAACTTCTGTTCGAAACGGCGCTCACCGCGGACGGGTGGCAGCGCGAGGTGCTCGTCACCGTCGCCGATGGGCACTTCGCCACGGTTGAACCCGGCGGGGCAGCCGACGGGGCCGAGCGCATCGGCGGCGTGGCGCTGCCCGGCCTGCCCAACCTGCACTCCTGCGTTATCGAGCGCGCCCTGGCCGGCCTGCTCGAGCGCGACGGCGAGGCCGCCGCTGCCGAACTTGCCGCGCGCGTCGTCGCCGCTTTGAACCCGGACGACGTCGAGGCCATCGCCGCGCAGGCCTATGCCGAGATGTTGGAGGCCGGCTTCACCGCCGCCGGCGAGTTCCAGACCCTGCACCTCGATCCCAACGGGCGGCCCTATGCCGACGTTGCCGAGATCAACGCCCAGGTGGTGGCCGCCGCCGAGCAGACCGGCATCGCATTGACGCTGCTGCCGGTGCTGCAGGTCCATGGCGGCTTCGGGCCGTGCCCGGCCACCCCGCGCCAGCGCCGCTTCCTCCACGACCTCGACGGGTTCGCCGAGCTGATGCGCGCGACCCGGCTCACCGTGGCGTTCTATCCCGGCACCCGGCTCGGCCTCGCCTTCCACTCGCTGCGCACCGTGACGATCGGCGACATCCGCAGGTTGGCGCGCGAGGCCGCCGCCGGCCCGATCCACATCCAGCTCGCCGCGAGCGACCGCGAGGTCGCCGAGTGCCTCGCCGTCACCGGGGCGCGGCCGGCGAGCTATCTGCTCGACTGGGTCGCGGTCGACGAGCGCTGGTGTCTGATCCATCCGCTCCAGCTGTCGGCCGAGGAGCGGCTGCGGCTCGCCAAGGCGGGCGCGGTCGCCGGGCTGTGCCCGGTGGCGGAGGCGCACCGCGGCGAGGCGGCGTTCGACGCCGTGCCGTTCCTCAACGAGGGCGGGCGGATCGGGGTCGGCACCGGCTCGAACCTTTGCACCTCGCCGGCCGGCCTGTTGCGGACGCTGGAATACAGCCAGCGCCAGCGCAACCGCGCGCGGCCGCAACTGGTCCGGCCCGACGCCTCCGCCGGCCGGGCGCTGTTCGACCTGGCGCGCCTCGGCGGCAATCAGGCGCTGGCGCAGCCGGTCGGCGGCATCACCGCCGGCGCGCCGGCCGACGTCGTGGTGCTCGACACCGGCCATCCCGCGTTTGCCGGGCGAAGCGGCGATCGCGTGCTCGACGTCTGGGTGTTCGTGGCGGGCGCGGCGGCGGTGCGCGATGTCTGGGTCGGCGGCCGCCAGCTGGTGCGCGAGGGCCGCCACCGCGATCGCGACCGCATCCGCACCCGCTTCCGCGCCGCGATGGAGCGGCTGTCCGGCCGGGTCTAA
- a CDS encoding Mur ligase family protein, which yields MVVLTVIAQFVLAGGFAFFAWRRALTYLHVFQQEEYDGARFLGWLLRTFTVDIRATVAMAVLGIAFYAPEDELVAAIGAVLGAVTFVVLGLRESDPRRVAKKTLAITERARRILIAAGAVQAAVVLAIVAAGLPLLAWIAAVQAIPFALIAGNLMLKPFEARVQRRFWTEAHHKLQTLKPTTVGITGSFGKTSVKHILGHLLSMQAPTLVTPGSINTPMGIARIVREQLAPHHRFFVCEMGAYGPGSVERLCRLAPPDLAIVTAIGPAHYERFKSLDTVARAKFELPAAARARGGIAVLAGQVLGFDAAKAFLAGGTDKVIVVGPETEARLKVLATRESRQGVEADVVWEGKSYALKAPLHGLHHAGNMALAFAAACALGADPDDLVTALKSTPQIAHRLEVKPQPDGSIVVDDAYNSNPVGFAAALASLDLIVGKTGRRILVTPGMVELGTMHDEEHARLGGVAADHVDVLLPVIPDRIDSFIDAFRRAAPDRPVVPCETFADAMGWLKANLRAGDVVLFENDLPDLYERRIRL from the coding sequence ATGGTTGTCCTGACCGTGATTGCCCAGTTCGTCCTCGCCGGCGGCTTCGCCTTCTTCGCTTGGCGGCGCGCGCTGACCTATCTCCACGTCTTCCAGCAGGAGGAATACGACGGCGCCCGCTTTCTCGGCTGGCTGCTGCGCACCTTCACCGTCGACATCCGCGCCACCGTGGCGATGGCGGTGCTGGGCATCGCGTTCTACGCGCCCGAGGACGAGCTGGTCGCCGCCATCGGCGCCGTGCTCGGCGCGGTGACGTTCGTGGTGCTGGGCCTGCGCGAGTCCGATCCGCGCCGCGTCGCCAAGAAGACGCTGGCGATCACCGAGCGCGCCCGCCGCATCCTGATCGCCGCCGGCGCGGTGCAGGCGGCGGTGGTGCTCGCCATTGTCGCCGCCGGACTGCCGCTGCTGGCCTGGATCGCCGCGGTGCAGGCGATTCCGTTCGCGCTGATCGCCGGCAATCTGATGCTGAAGCCGTTCGAGGCGCGGGTGCAGCGGCGGTTCTGGACCGAGGCCCACCACAAGCTCCAGACGCTGAAGCCGACCACCGTCGGCATCACCGGCTCGTTCGGCAAGACCTCGGTCAAGCACATCCTCGGCCACCTGTTGTCGATGCAGGCGCCGACCCTGGTGACGCCTGGCAGCATCAACACCCCGATGGGCATCGCCCGCATCGTGCGCGAGCAGCTCGCGCCGCACCACCGCTTCTTCGTCTGCGAGATGGGCGCCTACGGACCGGGCTCGGTCGAGCGGCTGTGCAGGCTGGCGCCGCCCGATCTCGCCATCGTCACCGCCATCGGCCCGGCCCATTACGAACGCTTCAAGTCGCTCGACACCGTCGCCCGCGCCAAGTTCGAGCTGCCGGCAGCGGCGCGCGCCCGCGGCGGCATCGCCGTGCTCGCCGGCCAGGTGCTCGGATTCGACGCGGCCAAGGCGTTCCTCGCCGGCGGCACCGACAAGGTGATCGTGGTCGGGCCGGAGACCGAGGCCCGGCTCAAGGTGCTCGCCACCCGCGAAAGCCGCCAGGGCGTCGAGGCCGACGTGGTGTGGGAGGGCAAATCCTACGCCCTCAAGGCGCCGCTGCACGGCCTGCACCACGCCGGCAACATGGCGCTGGCGTTCGCGGCGGCGTGCGCGCTCGGCGCCGACCCCGACGACCTCGTCACCGCGCTGAAATCGACGCCGCAGATCGCCCACCGCCTGGAGGTGAAGCCGCAGCCCGACGGCTCGATCGTGGTCGACGACGCCTACAATTCGAACCCGGTCGGGTTCGCGGCGGCGCTGGCCTCGCTCGACCTCATCGTCGGCAAAACCGGCCGGCGCATCCTGGTGACGCCCGGCATGGTCGAGCTCGGCACCATGCACGACGAGGAGCACGCCCGGCTCGGCGGGGTGGCGGCCGACCACGTCGACGTGCTGCTGCCGGTGATCCCCGACCGCATCGACAGCTTCATCGACGCGTTCCGCCGCGCCGCGCCGGACCGCCCGGTGGTGCCGTGCGAGACGTTTGCCGACGCGATGGGCTGGCTCAAGGCCAATCTGCGCGCTGGCGACGTGGTGCTGTTCGAGAACGACCTGCCGGACCTCTACGAGCGCCGCATCCGGTTGTAG
- a CDS encoding adenosine kinase, whose translation MTLRYDVLGLGNAIVDVLSRCEEDFLVQHGMAKGAMTLIDEARAEAIYAAMGPAIEVSGGSAANTIAGVAALGGRGAFIGKVKNDPLGASFGHDIRSLGVAFDTKAAEAGPATARCFILVTPDGQRTMNTYLGAAQDLSPRDIDPNVVGAAAVTYLEGYLWDPPNAKDAFRAAAAHAHAAGRHVALTLSDAFCVDRYREEFIHLMRSGTVDIVFANEAELHSLYQTSDFATALRAIRRDVKLAVVTRSEKGAVVVNAQGSVEVAAVPIERVVDTTGAGDLFAAGFLYGFARGFDHATSARLGTIAAAEVISHMGARPEANLKALAAENGVAL comes from the coding sequence ATGACCCTTCGCTACGACGTGCTCGGCCTCGGCAACGCCATCGTTGATGTGCTCTCGCGCTGCGAGGAGGATTTTCTGGTCCAGCACGGCATGGCCAAGGGCGCGATGACGCTGATCGACGAGGCCCGCGCCGAGGCGATCTACGCCGCCATGGGCCCGGCGATCGAGGTGTCCGGCGGCTCGGCGGCCAACACCATCGCCGGGGTCGCCGCGCTCGGCGGCCGCGGCGCCTTCATCGGCAAGGTCAAGAATGACCCGCTCGGCGCCAGCTTCGGCCACGACATCCGCTCGCTCGGCGTCGCCTTCGACACCAAGGCAGCGGAGGCGGGACCTGCCACCGCGCGCTGCTTCATCCTGGTGACGCCGGACGGCCAGCGCACCATGAACACCTATCTCGGCGCCGCCCAGGATCTGTCGCCCCGCGACATCGACCCCAACGTGGTGGGCGCGGCGGCGGTGACCTATCTCGAAGGCTATCTGTGGGATCCGCCGAACGCCAAGGACGCCTTCCGCGCCGCCGCCGCCCACGCCCACGCCGCCGGGCGCCACGTCGCGCTGACGCTGTCGGACGCGTTCTGCGTCGACCGCTACCGCGAGGAGTTCATCCATTTGATGCGCTCGGGCACCGTCGACATCGTGTTCGCCAACGAGGCCGAGCTGCATTCGCTCTATCAGACGTCGGACTTCGCGACGGCGCTGCGCGCCATCCGCCGCGACGTCAAGCTGGCGGTGGTCACCCGCAGCGAGAAGGGCGCGGTGGTGGTGAATGCGCAGGGCTCGGTCGAGGTGGCGGCGGTGCCGATCGAGCGGGTGGTCGACACCACCGGGGCGGGCGATCTGTTCGCCGCCGGCTTCCTCTACGGCTTCGCCCGCGGCTTCGACCACGCCACCTCGGCCCGGCTCGGCACCATCGCCGCAGCGGAGGTGATCTCGCACATGGGCGCCCGGCCGGAGGCCAATCTCAAGGCGCTTGCGGCGGAGAACGGCGTCGCGCTGTAA
- the ruvC gene encoding crossover junction endodeoxyribonuclease RuvC, whose product MIRIIGIDPGLRRTGWGVIAVDGSRLSFIACGTITSDGNDSLAERLAMLHDGLVEVIEAHRPHEAAVEDTFVNKDAVATLKLGQARGIALLVPAKAGLSVAEYAPNLIKKSVVGVGHADKAQVQAMIKVLLPKAELPSADAADALAVAVTHAHHRTARKLAG is encoded by the coding sequence ATGATCCGGATTATCGGCATCGACCCTGGCCTGCGCCGCACCGGCTGGGGCGTCATCGCGGTGGACGGCTCCCGCCTCAGCTTCATCGCCTGCGGCACCATCACCTCCGACGGCAACGACAGCCTGGCCGAGCGGCTCGCCATGCTGCACGACGGCCTGGTCGAGGTGATCGAAGCCCACCGCCCGCACGAGGCGGCGGTGGAGGACACCTTCGTCAACAAGGACGCGGTGGCGACGCTGAAGCTCGGCCAGGCCCGCGGCATCGCGCTGCTGGTGCCGGCGAAGGCCGGGCTCAGCGTTGCCGAATACGCCCCCAACCTGATCAAGAAGTCGGTGGTCGGCGTCGGCCACGCCGACAAGGCCCAGGTCCAGGCCATGATCAAGGTGCTGTTGCCGAAGGCCGAGCTGCCGAGCGCGGACGCCGCCGACGCGCTGGCGGTGGCGGTGACCCACGCCCACCACCGCACCGCCCGCAAGCTGGCGGGGTGA
- the msrA gene encoding peptide-methionine (S)-S-oxide reductase MsrA, with the protein MFPFKKSDNATTLPGRASPIMTPGRHVVSGRPLAGPYPDGIETALVGLGCFWGAERVFWQTPGVWVTAVGYAGGLTPNPTYQEVCSGRTGHAEVVLVAYDPAQLTYERLLKLFFEAHDPTQGMRQGNDVGTQYRSVILTANERQRAAAEAAKAAYAPALKAKGYGPITTEIAPAGPFYFAEDVHQQYLAKNPGGYCGLGGTGVSCAVAAG; encoded by the coding sequence ATGTTCCCGTTCAAAAAATCCGATAACGCCACCACGCTGCCCGGCCGCGCCAGCCCGATCATGACGCCCGGACGCCATGTCGTGTCGGGCCGGCCGCTGGCCGGGCCCTACCCCGACGGCATCGAGACCGCGCTGGTCGGGCTCGGCTGCTTCTGGGGTGCCGAGCGGGTGTTCTGGCAAACCCCCGGCGTGTGGGTGACGGCGGTCGGCTATGCCGGTGGGCTGACGCCCAATCCAACCTATCAGGAGGTGTGCTCCGGCCGCACCGGCCACGCCGAGGTGGTGCTGGTGGCGTACGACCCGGCCCAGCTCACCTACGAGCGCCTGCTCAAGCTGTTCTTCGAGGCCCACGACCCGACCCAGGGCATGCGCCAGGGCAACGACGTCGGCACGCAGTACCGTTCGGTGATCCTGACCGCGAACGAGCGCCAGCGCGCCGCCGCCGAAGCCGCGAAGGCCGCCTACGCGCCGGCGCTGAAGGCCAAGGGATACGGCCCGATCACCACCGAGATTGCGCCGGCGGGGCCGTTCTATTTCGCCGAGGACGTTCACCAGCAGTATCTGGCGAAGAATCCGGGCGGCTATTGCGGCCTGGGCGGCACCGGCGTGAGCTGCGCGGTCGCTGCCGGCTGA
- a CDS encoding DUF1013 domain-containing protein, with product MANAPLMPKATAVWLVENTSLTFDQIADYCKLHPLEVKAVADGEAAQGIKGLDPVANGQLSREELDLAVADPSRRLKLLESKVRVPEVKTRRGPRYTPVSKRQDRPNAILWLVRNHSELKDAQIMRLVGTTKSTIESVRERTHWNSVNLQPMDPVTLGLCSQIDLDLEVQRAAKEKPLPTVGGTTLLPAELTTRVPEPEPEPVAPTTANVDLSKVFAKFQDRSEPDDDEA from the coding sequence ATGGCCAACGCTCCTCTGATGCCGAAGGCGACCGCGGTTTGGCTGGTCGAAAATACCTCGCTGACCTTCGACCAGATCGCCGACTATTGCAAACTGCATCCGCTGGAGGTGAAGGCCGTCGCCGACGGCGAGGCCGCCCAGGGCATCAAGGGGCTCGACCCGGTCGCCAACGGCCAGCTGTCGCGCGAGGAACTCGACCTCGCCGTCGCCGACCCGAGCCGGCGGCTGAAGCTGTTGGAATCGAAGGTGCGCGTGCCGGAGGTCAAGACCCGGCGCGGGCCGCGCTACACCCCGGTGTCCAAGCGCCAGGATCGCCCCAACGCCATCCTGTGGCTGGTGCGCAACCATTCCGAGCTGAAGGACGCCCAGATCATGCGGCTGGTCGGCACCACCAAGTCGACCATCGAATCGGTGCGCGAGCGCACCCACTGGAACAGCGTCAACCTGCAGCCGATGGACCCGGTGACGCTGGGGCTGTGCTCGCAGATCGACCTCGACCTCGAGGTGCAGCGCGCCGCCAAGGAAAAGCCGTTGCCGACTGTCGGCGGCACCACGCTGCTGCCGGCCGAGCTCACCACCCGCGTGCCGGAACCGGAGCCGGAGCCGGTGGCGCCGACCACCGCCAATGTCGACCTCTCCAAGGTGTTCGCCAAGTTCCAGGACCGCAGCGAACCGGACGACGACGAGGCGTGA
- a CDS encoding M15 family metallopeptidase, giving the protein MVRARQVPFDGTDGRSREPLVEARAFGLVGECYYAIRDGRNPPYGGPIEGAIPDLLVRQGVAEALIRVERALAPHGLALWLHDGWRPLLTQRGLWTFYERKVRRDNPSWPDVQIAHEVATFIADPRGFDLNDPGSWPPHLTGGAVDLVLRLRETDTLLDFGAGFDHAGERSETDFFEREFDAGRVRADDPRLLARRILTHAMAAEGFTNYAEEYWHFDLGTKLWAAVVGNGARAFYRPVLAP; this is encoded by the coding sequence ATGGTTCGCGCGCGCCAGGTGCCGTTCGACGGCACCGACGGCCGCAGCCGCGAGCCGCTGGTCGAGGCCCGCGCCTTCGGCCTCGTCGGCGAATGCTATTACGCGATTCGCGACGGCCGCAACCCGCCCTATGGCGGGCCGATCGAGGGCGCCATCCCGGACCTGCTGGTCCGCCAGGGCGTGGCCGAGGCGCTGATACGGGTCGAGCGCGCGCTGGCCCCCCACGGCCTGGCGCTGTGGCTGCACGACGGCTGGCGGCCGCTCCTCACCCAGCGCGGGCTGTGGACCTTCTACGAGCGCAAGGTCCGGCGCGACAACCCGTCCTGGCCGGACGTGCAGATCGCCCACGAGGTCGCGACCTTCATCGCCGACCCGCGCGGGTTCGACCTCAACGATCCGGGTTCGTGGCCGCCGCATCTGACCGGCGGCGCGGTCGATCTGGTGCTGCGGCTGCGCGAGACCGACACGCTGCTCGATTTCGGCGCCGGCTTCGACCATGCCGGCGAGCGCAGCGAGACCGATTTCTTCGAGCGCGAGTTCGACGCCGGGCGGGTCCGCGCCGACGACCCCCGCCTGCTCGCCCGCCGCATCCTCACCCACGCCATGGCGGCGGAGGGCTTCACCAATTACGCTGAAGAATACTGGCATTTCGACCTCGGCACCAAGCTGTGGGCGGCGGTGGTCGGCAACGGCGCGCGCGCCTTCTACCGGCCGGTGCTGGCGCCGTGA